The following proteins are co-located in the Gammaproteobacteria bacterium genome:
- the rho gene encoding transcription termination factor Rho, whose amino-acid sequence MNLTELKQKPAKELVDIAEEMGLEGTARSRKQDIIFSILKAHAKNGEDIYGDGVLEILQDGFGFLRSADSSYMAGPDDIYVSPSQIRRFNLRTGDTIAGKIRPPKDSERYFALLKVNEINFEAPDKAKNKVLFENLTPLFPTERLQMEMGNGSTEDITARIIDMAAPIGKGQRALVVSPPKAGKTMMLQNIANSIEQNHPECYLIVLLIDERPEEVTEMSRSVRGEVVSSTFDEPASRHVQVADMVIEKAKRLVEHKKDVVILLDSITRLGRAYNTVVPSSGKVLTGGVDANALQRPKRFFGAARNVEEGGSLTIIATALVETGSRMDDVIYEEFKGTGNMEIHLDRRIAEKRIFPAININRSGTRREELMVPAAELQKMWVLRKVIHPMDEIQGIEFLVDKLKDTKTNLEFFDSMKR is encoded by the coding sequence ATGAATCTGACTGAATTGAAGCAGAAGCCGGCCAAGGAGCTGGTGGACATCGCCGAGGAAATGGGCCTGGAGGGTACGGCCCGCTCGCGCAAACAGGACATCATCTTTTCCATTCTGAAGGCGCATGCCAAGAACGGGGAAGACATCTACGGCGACGGCGTGCTGGAGATCCTGCAGGACGGCTTCGGCTTCCTGCGCTCGGCCGACAGCTCCTACATGGCCGGCCCGGATGACATCTACGTCTCGCCGAGCCAGATTCGCCGCTTCAACCTGCGCACTGGCGACACCATTGCCGGCAAGATCCGGCCGCCCAAGGATTCGGAACGCTACTTCGCGCTGCTGAAAGTCAACGAGATCAATTTCGAAGCACCGGACAAGGCCAAGAATAAGGTGCTGTTCGAAAACCTGACGCCGCTGTTCCCGACTGAACGCCTGCAGATGGAGATGGGCAACGGCTCCACCGAGGACATCACCGCGCGCATCATCGACATGGCAGCGCCGATCGGCAAGGGCCAGCGCGCACTGGTCGTCTCGCCACCCAAGGCGGGCAAGACCATGATGCTGCAGAACATCGCCAACTCCATCGAACAGAATCATCCCGAGTGCTACCTGATCGTGCTGCTGATCGACGAGCGCCCCGAGGAAGTGACCGAGATGTCGCGCTCCGTGCGCGGCGAAGTCGTGTCCTCGACCTTCGACGAGCCGGCTTCCCGCCACGTGCAGGTGGCCGACATGGTGATCGAAAAGGCCAAGCGCCTGGTCGAGCACAAGAAGGACGTGGTCATCCTGCTGGACTCCATCACGCGCCTCGGTCGTGCCTACAACACCGTCGTACCGAGCTCCGGCAAGGTCCTGACCGGTGGCGTGGATGCCAACGCATTGCAGCGTCCGAAGCGTTTCTTCGGTGCCGCACGCAACGTCGAAGAGGGCGGTTCCCTGACCATCATCGCCACCGCGCTGGTCGAGACCGGTTCGCGCATGGACGACGTGATCTACGAGGAATTCAAGGGCACCGGCAACATGGAAATCCACCTGGATCGCCGCATTGCCGAGAAGCGCATCTTCCCGGCCATCAACATCAACCGCTCCGGCACGCGCCGCGAGGAACTGATGGTCCCGGCCGCGGAACTGCAGAAGATGTGGGTGCTGCGCAAGGTCATCCACCCCATGGACGAGATCCAGGGCATCGAGTTCCTGGTGGACAAGCTCAAGGATACGAAGACAAACCTGGAGTTTTTCGACTCCATGAAGCGCTGA
- the trxA gene encoding thioredoxin TrxA has product MSDKIVHTTDDAFEADVLKSDLPVLVDYWAEWCGPCKMIAPVLDELVDEYDGKLKIVKLNIDENQQTPPKFGIRGIPTLMLFKGGNVEATKVGAVSKSQLAAFIETNI; this is encoded by the coding sequence GTGAGCGACAAGATCGTACATACCACTGATGATGCCTTTGAAGCCGACGTCCTGAAGTCCGACCTGCCGGTGCTGGTCGATTACTGGGCGGAGTGGTGCGGCCCCTGCAAGATGATCGCTCCGGTCCTGGACGAGCTCGTCGATGAATACGACGGCAAGCTGAAGATCGTGAAGCTGAATATCGACGAGAACCAGCAGACGCCGCCGAAGTTCGGCATTCGCGGCATCCCGACCCTGATGCTGTTCAAGGGCGGCAACGTCGAAGCCACCAAGGTGGGTGCTGTTTCGAAGTCGCAGCTGGCGGCCTTCATCGAAACGAATATCTAG
- the rhlB gene encoding ATP-dependent RNA helicase RhlB translates to MTDHLSNKNFDSFGLNDALMQGIRDAGFTRCTPIQALALPVALKGQDVAGQAQTGTGKTAAFLVAMYEYLHRHPAAEERKPNQPRALIVAPTRELAVQIAKDADLLGPHTGLKTGLVYGGEDYDKQRQTLVDGVDVLIGTPGRLIDYFKQKVYDLSQCQVAVMDEADRMFDMGFIKDIRFLLRRLPDPDKRLTMLFSATLSHRVMELAYEHMNNPETVLVESESITVERIRQLVFMPANHEKIPLLIGLLRRMDPKRTMVFINTKRTAETLNAWLNENGIRAEMLSGDVRQNKRLRLLREFQSGELPVLVTTDVASRGLHIPEVSHVFNFDLPQDAPDYVHRIGRTARAGAEGDAISFACEDYAFHLPEIEEYIGHPLPRDNQHEDLLADDLVKPTKIERAKRPGGPRSGGRPGGRSSGGRRQGGGRR, encoded by the coding sequence ATGACAGATCATTTAAGCAACAAGAATTTCGACTCTTTCGGCCTGAACGACGCCCTGATGCAGGGCATCAGGGACGCCGGCTTCACCCGCTGCACGCCCATCCAGGCGCTGGCGCTGCCAGTGGCCCTGAAAGGCCAGGATGTCGCCGGCCAGGCCCAGACCGGCACCGGCAAGACCGCCGCCTTCCTGGTGGCCATGTACGAGTACCTGCACCGCCACCCGGCTGCCGAAGAACGCAAGCCGAACCAGCCGCGCGCCCTGATCGTCGCGCCGACCCGCGAGCTGGCCGTGCAGATTGCCAAGGACGCCGACCTGCTCGGTCCGCACACCGGCCTCAAGACCGGCCTGGTCTACGGGGGCGAGGATTACGACAAGCAGCGCCAGACCCTGGTCGACGGCGTGGACGTATTGATCGGTACGCCGGGTCGCCTGATCGACTACTTCAAGCAGAAGGTCTATGACCTCAGCCAGTGCCAGGTTGCCGTGATGGACGAAGCCGACCGCATGTTCGACATGGGCTTCATCAAGGACATCCGTTTCCTGTTGCGCCGCCTGCCGGATCCGGACAAGCGCCTGACCATGCTGTTCTCGGCCACGCTGTCACATCGCGTGATGGAGCTCGCCTACGAGCACATGAACAACCCGGAGACCGTGCTGGTCGAATCCGAGTCGATCACCGTCGAGCGCATTCGCCAGCTGGTGTTCATGCCCGCCAACCATGAAAAGATCCCGCTGCTGATCGGCCTGCTCCGCCGCATGGACCCGAAACGCACCATGGTGTTCATCAACACCAAGCGCACCGCGGAAACGCTCAATGCCTGGCTGAACGAGAACGGCATCCGTGCCGAGATGCTCTCCGGCGACGTGCGCCAGAACAAGCGCCTCCGGTTGTTGCGTGAATTCCAGAGCGGCGAACTGCCGGTGCTGGTGACGACCGACGTCGCATCCCGCGGCCTGCACATCCCGGAAGTCAGCCATGTGTTCAACTTCGACCTGCCACAGGATGCGCCTGACTACGTGCACCGTATCGGTCGTACCGCGCGCGCCGGCGCCGAGGGCGATGCCATTTCCTTCGCTTGCGAGGACTACGCCTTCCACCTGCCGGAGATCGAGGAATACATCGGTCATCCGCTGCCACGTGACAACCAGCATGAAGACCTGCTGGCGGACGACCTGGTCAAGCCGACGAAGATCGAACGCGCCAAGCGTCCGGGCGGGCCTCGTTCAGGTGGACGCCCGGGTGGACGTTCCAGCGGTGGCCGCAGGCAAGGTGGAGGCCGGCGTTGA
- a CDS encoding YkgJ family cysteine cluster protein: MNRQRDRRHDPRFPPVVVEVDQTGLTPETKCDACVSSLCCHYITQELETPKTMYDFDFLLWQLSHENIQAYKDEGSWFLLVVSTCTHLQQDGRCGIYEVRPQVCRDHSNDWCEMDEPLSVHWELYFPNYDALNEYCKKRFKTWEKRHRKWTDGPPY; the protein is encoded by the coding sequence TTGAATCGCCAGCGCGATCGCAGGCACGACCCTCGCTTTCCGCCAGTCGTTGTCGAGGTCGACCAGACCGGCCTGACGCCGGAGACCAAGTGCGATGCCTGCGTGTCGTCCCTGTGCTGCCACTACATCACGCAGGAGCTGGAAACACCGAAGACCATGTACGACTTCGATTTCCTGCTCTGGCAGCTCTCCCACGAGAACATCCAGGCTTACAAGGATGAAGGCAGCTGGTTCCTGCTGGTCGTAAGCACCTGCACGCACCTGCAGCAGGATGGCCGCTGCGGCATCTACGAAGTCCGCCCGCAGGTCTGCCGTGATCATTCCAATGACTGGTGCGAAATGGACGAGCCCCTGTCCGTGCACTGGGAGCTGTATTTCCCGAACTACGATGCGCTGAACGAGTACTGCAAGAAACGCTTCAAGACCTGGGAGAAGCGGCACAGGAAGTGGACGGATGGGCCGCCGTACTGA
- the yrfG gene encoding GMP/IMP nucleotidase, with protein MSNSTKAAGAVDWSQVDTVLLDMDGTLLDLHFDNRFWIEHIPRRWGEKHGLSYEDAFKKLYPVFKEKEGSLDWYSLAFWRDYLEMDIVALKQELAHLIQVLPHVEDFLQAVRDSGRRLVLVTNAHDETLEFKMALITIGSYFDAMYTSHEFGLPKEGKGFWDKVREVEPFEPARALFCDDSHRVLTAARDYGIGQVVAMRQPDTQQPARDIEDFPAILDFREIMPA; from the coding sequence GTGAGCAATTCGACCAAAGCCGCCGGGGCCGTGGACTGGAGCCAGGTGGATACCGTGCTGCTGGACATGGACGGCACCCTGCTGGACCTGCATTTCGACAATCGCTTCTGGATCGAGCACATCCCCAGGCGCTGGGGTGAAAAGCATGGTCTCAGTTACGAAGACGCGTTCAAGAAGCTCTATCCCGTGTTCAAGGAAAAGGAAGGCTCCCTGGACTGGTACAGCCTCGCGTTCTGGCGCGACTACCTCGAGATGGATATCGTCGCGCTGAAGCAGGAGCTGGCGCACCTGATCCAGGTGCTGCCGCATGTCGAGGACTTCTTGCAGGCCGTGCGCGATTCCGGCAGGAGGCTGGTGCTTGTCACGAATGCGCATGACGAAACCCTCGAGTTCAAGATGGCGCTGATTACCATCGGCAGCTATTTCGATGCCATGTACACCTCCCACGAGTTCGGATTGCCGAAAGAGGGCAAGGGCTTCTGGGACAAGGTACGAGAGGTCGAGCCATTCGAGCCGGCGCGGGCGCTGTTCTGCGATGATTCGCATCGCGTGCTGACGGCAGCGCGCGATTACGGCATCGGCCAGGTGGTGGCGATGCGCCAGCCGGATACGCAGCAGCCGGCACGCGACATCGAAGACTTCCCTGCCATTCTCGATTTCCGGGAGATCATGCCGGCGTAG
- the cysQ gene encoding 3'(2'),5'-bisphosphate nucleotidase CysQ, with product MSPDNGFLKPLDTIARQAGKAILDVYETDFDVELKGDDSPLTQADLAAHRIIVRGLQELTPDIPILSEESADIPWGERRHWGVYWLVDPLDGTKEFIKKNGEFTVNIALVENGVPITGVVHVPVSGVSYLGVSAINGETPGMGSVGGGAFKVSEDSQHEIRVKMPHQQPPRVVASRSHRGEAVEGYLASLGEHEVVSMGSSLKICLVAEGAADVYPRLGPTSEWDTAAAHAVLLAAGGELVDATSGKPLVYNAKETLLNPWFIAYGDTSVDWQAHAG from the coding sequence ATGTCGCCTGATAACGGATTTTTGAAGCCCCTCGACACTATCGCAAGACAGGCCGGCAAGGCCATTCTCGACGTCTATGAAACGGATTTCGATGTCGAGCTGAAGGGCGATGATTCGCCCCTGACCCAGGCCGACCTGGCTGCGCACCGGATCATTGTCCGTGGCCTGCAGGAACTGACCCCGGACATCCCGATTCTCAGCGAGGAATCGGCCGACATTCCCTGGGGCGAGCGCCGCCACTGGGGCGTGTACTGGCTGGTCGACCCGCTCGACGGTACCAAGGAATTCATCAAGAAGAACGGCGAATTCACCGTCAATATCGCGCTGGTCGAGAACGGCGTGCCGATCACCGGCGTCGTGCATGTTCCGGTCAGCGGCGTCAGCTATCTCGGCGTCAGCGCCATCAATGGCGAGACCCCGGGAATGGGCTCGGTCGGCGGCGGGGCCTTCAAGGTCAGCGAGGATTCTCAGCATGAGATTCGCGTAAAGATGCCTCACCAGCAGCCACCACGCGTCGTCGCCAGTCGCTCGCATCGCGGCGAGGCCGTCGAAGGCTACCTGGCATCGCTGGGCGAGCACGAGGTTGTCAGCATGGGCAGCTCGCTGAAAATCTGCCTGGTCGCCGAGGGTGCGGCCGATGTCTATCCGCGTCTCGGCCCGACCTCGGAATGGGACACGGCTGCCGCTCACGCCGTGCTGCTCGCGGCTGGCGGCGAGCTGGTCGATGCCACGAGCGGCAAGCCGCTGGTCTACAACGCCAAGGAAACGCTGCTGAACCCCTGGTTCATTGCCTACGGCGACACGTCCGTTGACTGGCAGGCTCACGCCGGCTGA
- a CDS encoding chalcone isomerase family protein, with protein MIKKVSILFSALLLMPIAASAAELAGVTAEDKVTVGDQELVLNGMGLREKGWFDVYVGAYYVTTKSSNAIDVVTDAGQSRMVLTFVRDVGGEKITGAWKDGFASNNTAETKKAIKDRIDLFNSFFGDIEDGQSMIFDFLPGKGVTVTIAGEEKGTVEGDDFAMALKLVFFGKNPPDDDLKEGMLGLD; from the coding sequence ATGATCAAGAAGGTCTCGATTCTTTTCAGCGCGCTGCTGCTGATGCCGATTGCGGCAAGCGCTGCCGAGCTGGCCGGCGTCACCGCCGAAGACAAGGTGACCGTGGGTGACCAGGAGCTCGTGCTCAATGGCATGGGCCTGCGCGAGAAGGGCTGGTTCGATGTCTATGTGGGCGCGTACTACGTGACCACGAAGTCCAGCAATGCCATTGATGTCGTGACGGATGCCGGCCAGTCCCGCATGGTGCTGACCTTCGTGCGTGACGTCGGTGGCGAGAAGATCACCGGCGCGTGGAAGGATGGCTTTGCATCCAACAACACGGCCGAAACGAAGAAGGCCATCAAGGACCGTATCGACCTCTTCAACAGCTTCTTCGGCGACATCGAAGACGGCCAGTCGATGATTTTCGACTTCCTGCCGGGCAAGGGCGTGACCGTCACGATTGCCGGCGAGGAGAAAGGCACGGTCGAGGGCGATGATTTCGCCATGGCCCTGAAGCTGGTGTTCTTCGGCAAGAACCCGCCCGACGATGACCTGAAGGAAGGCATGCTCGGTCTCGATTGA
- a CDS encoding dienelactone hydrolase family protein: MNVRSRPLAALLLLLMASLAACSDSSRDEDDAAQDEAYAAAMETEHAADTAEPSGMAEMAAAVELGAIEPVATLSEEVEYGLVNGQPVTGYLSYPADAHGGLPGIIVFHEWWGLNDNVRDMSDRLAAQGYVVLAVDLFDDRVADTPVAAGAMMKEVLAAEAEVNDNIRQAYRFITEEIGALSVASLGWCLGGTMSMNAALQFPEQLAGAVIYYGFVTGVTPSQLASLDMPLLGFFGAEDQGVPVEGVRQLRDTLANLGKNAEIVIYDGAGHAFANPTGQNFQPEAAADAWERTLVFLDRNLNAAVNRNIIEESPESAAPEEDEAQPAADPAG; the protein is encoded by the coding sequence ATGAACGTTCGATCCCGCCCCCTTGCCGCCTTGTTGCTCCTGCTGATGGCCAGTCTCGCTGCCTGCTCGGACAGCAGCCGTGACGAGGACGATGCCGCGCAGGACGAGGCCTACGCAGCAGCGATGGAAACCGAACATGCTGCAGACACTGCCGAGCCGAGTGGCATGGCGGAGATGGCGGCCGCTGTCGAACTCGGTGCCATCGAGCCCGTCGCCACGCTGTCGGAAGAAGTCGAGTATGGCCTGGTGAACGGCCAGCCCGTCACCGGTTACCTGTCTTATCCTGCCGATGCGCATGGTGGCCTGCCTGGCATCATCGTTTTCCACGAGTGGTGGGGCCTGAACGACAATGTTCGCGACATGAGCGACCGGTTGGCGGCGCAGGGGTATGTCGTGCTGGCCGTGGATCTCTTTGATGACCGCGTTGCGGACACGCCGGTAGCGGCTGGCGCCATGATGAAGGAAGTGCTGGCCGCAGAGGCGGAGGTGAACGACAACATCCGCCAGGCGTATCGCTTCATTACCGAGGAGATCGGTGCCTTGTCGGTTGCGTCCCTTGGCTGGTGCCTCGGCGGCACCATGAGCATGAACGCTGCGCTGCAGTTTCCCGAGCAACTGGCCGGCGCCGTCATCTATTACGGATTTGTCACTGGCGTCACGCCGTCCCAGCTGGCGTCGCTGGACATGCCGCTGCTGGGCTTTTTCGGCGCCGAGGACCAGGGCGTCCCGGTCGAGGGTGTCAGGCAGCTGCGCGATACCCTGGCCAACCTGGGAAAGAATGCGGAGATCGTCATTTATGACGGTGCAGGGCATGCTTTTGCGAATCCGACGGGTCAGAATTTCCAGCCCGAGGCCGCGGCGGACGCCTGGGAGCGGACACTGGTATTCCTTGACCGCAACCTGAACGCTGCGGTAAACCGGAACATCATCGAGGAGTCGCCAGAGTCAGCGGCCCCTGAGGAAGATGAAGCACAACCGGCTGCTGACCCGGCCGGCTAA
- a CDS encoding YdcH family protein, giving the protein MNVSEIQSKLVELREEHRDLDDAIARLQESAFVDQLQMTRLKKRKLQLKDYIKRLESRLIPDLDA; this is encoded by the coding sequence ATGAACGTGAGCGAGATTCAATCGAAGCTGGTCGAGCTGCGCGAGGAACACCGCGATCTCGACGACGCCATTGCGCGCCTGCAGGAAAGTGCCTTTGTGGACCAGCTGCAAATGACCCGCCTGAAGAAGCGCAAGCTGCAACTGAAGGACTACATCAAGCGGCTGGAAAGCCGCCTGATCCCCGACCTCGACGCCTGA
- a CDS encoding SlyX family protein, whose product MSDGLSKSDREELETRIAFLDDSVQELTHTVARQENLINLLRNELNELTKQLRQSQSDIADLRDEAPPPHY is encoded by the coding sequence ATGAGTGATGGACTGAGCAAGAGCGATCGAGAAGAGCTGGAGACGCGGATCGCCTTTCTTGATGATTCGGTGCAGGAACTCACCCACACCGTGGCGCGCCAGGAAAACCTGATCAACCTGCTGCGCAATGAACTGAACGAGCTGACCAAGCAGCTTCGGCAGTCGCAAAGCGACATCGCCGACCTGCGGGACGAGGCGCCGCCGCCGCATTACTGA
- the ttcA gene encoding tRNA 2-thiocytidine(32) synthetase TtcA — protein MRADSVNFKKLEKRLYRLTGQAIEDFGMIEDGDRVMVCLSGGKDSYTMLEILRGLQSRAPIRFELLAVNLDQKQPGFPEHVLPDYLRAEGVDFHILEQDTYSVVKDVIPEGKTTCGLCSRLRRGALYTFAADNGITKIALGHHRDDIIETLFLNMFHGGKLKSMPAKLRSDDGRNTVIRPLAYCAEKDIAKFAEVRDYPIIPCNLCGSQENLQRQNIKAMLAEWEREDPNRIANIFSALRNVVPSHLLDTALHDFETGGDASAEMPGAEPVVAAADPIAAEVAIPIAAIGGRGAGK, from the coding sequence ATGCGCGCAGATTCAGTCAACTTCAAGAAGCTCGAAAAGCGGCTGTACCGGCTGACAGGGCAGGCCATCGAGGACTTCGGCATGATCGAGGACGGCGACCGCGTCATGGTCTGCCTGTCCGGCGGCAAGGACTCCTACACCATGCTGGAGATACTGCGGGGATTGCAGTCGCGTGCCCCGATTCGTTTCGAGCTGCTGGCCGTGAACCTGGACCAGAAACAGCCGGGCTTCCCGGAGCACGTATTGCCGGATTACCTGCGTGCCGAGGGTGTGGATTTCCACATCCTGGAACAGGACACCTATTCGGTCGTCAAGGATGTCATCCCCGAGGGCAAGACGACCTGCGGCCTGTGTTCGCGACTGCGGCGCGGGGCGCTCTACACCTTTGCGGCGGACAACGGCATTACCAAGATCGCACTGGGCCACCATCGCGACGACATCATCGAAACCCTGTTCCTGAACATGTTCCATGGCGGCAAGCTGAAATCGATGCCGGCAAAGCTCCGGTCCGACGACGGCCGCAACACGGTCATTCGTCCGCTCGCCTATTGCGCCGAAAAGGACATTGCGAAGTTTGCCGAGGTCAGGGACTACCCCATCATTCCGTGCAATCTCTGTGGTTCGCAGGAAAACCTGCAGCGCCAGAACATCAAGGCGATGCTGGCCGAGTGGGAACGCGAGGATCCGAATCGCATTGCGAATATCTTCAGCGCCCTGCGCAACGTCGTGCCCAGCCACCTGCTGGACACGGCGCTGCATGACTTCGAAACAGGCGGCGATGCGTCGGCGGAAATGCCGGGCGCCGAGCCCGTAGTGGCAGCAGCCGATCCCATTGCAGCCGAGGTCGCCATCCCGATTGCCGCAATTGGCGGACGAGGAGCCGGAAAATGA
- a CDS encoding FMN-binding glutamate synthase family protein, whose product MTTWWILGAVALLVLLIALHDLLQKRHAVLRIYPVIGHFRYLIEAIGPELRQYIVADDKEETPFNRSERSWVYATSKGQNNYFGFGTTELQYTTGYPIIKNRGLALGEHQAEYANGEKDVVPCLKVMGAAHGRRRPWRPRSVVNISGMSFGALGRNATRALNKGARLAGCYHNTGEGGFSAHHQMGAEVIWQLGTGYFGARDEDGNFSLDRLADTVAANDCIRAIEIKLSQGAKPGKGGVLPGAKVVAEIAAARGVPEGTDCISPNTHREFSDPAGMLEFIEKIAARTGLPVGVKAAIGETIFWDEVARLMRETGKGPDYIQIDGGEGGTGAAPLTYADHVSLPFKLGFQRVYRIFLEAGIVDRVVWIGSGKLGFPDRAATAMAMGCDLIAVGREAMMSVGCIQSRSCHTGHCPTGVATMDPWRQRGLDVDGKALRAATYIRGFRRELLSLAHTAGYQHPGQFTGADIELSTGVNQFTPLDEVLGYCKQPVAFDGMAGLLPGKDS is encoded by the coding sequence GTGATCGGTCATTTCCGTTACCTGATAGAGGCCATCGGTCCGGAGCTTCGCCAGTACATTGTCGCCGACGACAAGGAAGAAACACCCTTCAATCGCAGTGAGCGCAGCTGGGTGTATGCCACCTCCAAGGGGCAGAACAACTACTTCGGATTCGGCACCACCGAGCTCCAGTACACGACGGGTTATCCCATCATCAAGAATCGCGGACTCGCCCTCGGCGAACACCAGGCGGAATACGCCAATGGGGAAAAGGACGTCGTTCCCTGCCTGAAGGTCATGGGCGCCGCCCATGGTCGACGTCGCCCCTGGCGCCCCCGTTCGGTCGTCAACATTTCGGGCATGAGTTTCGGTGCGCTCGGCCGCAATGCCACCCGGGCCCTGAACAAGGGTGCGCGCCTCGCGGGTTGTTACCACAACACGGGCGAGGGTGGTTTCTCCGCTCACCACCAGATGGGTGCCGAGGTGATCTGGCAGCTCGGTACCGGCTATTTCGGTGCGCGCGACGAGGACGGCAATTTCTCGCTGGACCGGCTGGCCGACACGGTTGCCGCCAACGACTGCATTCGTGCCATCGAAATCAAGCTCTCGCAGGGTGCCAAGCCGGGCAAGGGTGGCGTGTTGCCGGGTGCCAAGGTGGTCGCCGAGATTGCTGCGGCCCGCGGGGTGCCGGAGGGCACGGACTGCATCTCGCCGAACACGCACCGCGAGTTTTCCGATCCGGCCGGCATGCTGGAGTTCATCGAGAAGATCGCTGCACGTACCGGCCTGCCGGTGGGTGTGAAGGCAGCGATCGGCGAGACGATCTTCTGGGACGAGGTCGCCAGGCTGATGAGGGAGACCGGCAAGGGGCCGGATTACATCCAGATCGACGGTGGCGAGGGCGGCACGGGCGCCGCGCCCCTGACCTATGCCGACCACGTCTCCTTGCCGTTCAAGCTGGGCTTCCAGCGCGTTTACCGGATTTTCCTGGAGGCCGGCATTGTCGATCGCGTCGTCTGGATCGGTTCGGGCAAGCTGGGTTTCCCGGACCGGGCTGCCACGGCGATGGCCATGGGTTGCGACCTGATTGCCGTCGGCCGCGAAGCCATGATGTCGGTCGGCTGCATCCAGTCGCGTAGTTGTCACACCGGCCATTGTCCGACCGGTGTCGCCACGATGGATCCGTGGCGACAACGAGGCCTGGATGTCGATGGCAAGGCGCTGCGGGCAGCGACCTACATCCGCGGCTTTCGACGCGAACTGCTGTCGCTGGCCCACACCGCGGGCTACCAGCATCCCGGCCAGTTCACCGGGGCCGATATCGAGCTCAGCACCGGGGTCAACCAGTTCACGCCACTGGATGAGGTGCTGGGCTACTGCAAGCAGCCGGTGGCATTCGACGGCATGGCCGGTCTCTTGCCTGGCAAGGACAGCTGA